TCGGCGGTTTCGGGATCGGCACAGCGGACGTCGTTCTCTTCCGAGTGTTCCTTGAGCTGCTCGAAGCTGACCTCGGGCGCCTCGACGTCGCCGATCTGGTTGACGTGGGCCTTGAGTTCGACGCCCTCGCGTTCGAGCAGCTTCTTCGCGATCGCACCGGCTGCGACCCAGTTGACGGTTTCGCGGGCCGACGAGCGGCCGCCGCCGCCCCAGTTTCGCGTACCGAACTTGGCGGAGTAGGTGAAGTCGCCGTGGCTGGGACGGGGCGCGGTGATGAAGGGTTCGTACTTCTCGGAGCGGGCGTCCTTGTTCTGGATAACCAGCCCGATCGGCGTGCCGGTCGTGTAGCCGTCCTGGATGCCAGACTTGATCGAGACGTCGTCGGGTTCGCCGCGGCTGGTGGTGATCATCGACTGGCCCGGCTTTCGGCGGTCGAGATCCGCCTGAATGTCCTCCTCGGAGAGCTCGAGGCCGGCGGGGCAGCCCGAGACGGTACAGCCCATTGCCTCCCCGTGGCTCTCGCCGAACGTGGTCACCTGAAAGAGGCGACCGAACGAGTTGCCGTTCATTACCCTTCCGTGGGAGGGCCTGGCATTTAGGTTTTGCAATCTCCCTTCCCGTTCCGGGCGCGGTTCGCGGCCGCGAGACGCGGCGGAATCGTTAACTCCCCTCGCTGCGGGCACCGCGTATGGACGAGGAGTGCCCGTTCTGTCGACTTATCGAGGGCGAGAAGGACGCTCACGTCGTCTACGAGGACGCGCGGACGATCGCGTTTCTCGACGAGAACCCGGCCTGCGTCGGCCACACGCTCGTCGTGCCGACGGCGCACCGACCGGATTTGCTCGTCGCCGACGCGGAGACCAACGCCGCCGTCTTCGAGACCGTCCGCACGGTCTCGACCGCGATGGAAGCGACGCTCGAGCCCGACGGGTTCAGCGTCTTCTACTCGACGGGGCCGATCGTCGGGCAGGTCGAACACGCGCACGTCCACCTCCTGCCGCGGTACGAGGACGACGACATCTCGCTCAGCTTGCGTCGAACCGCCCTCGAGGACGAGACGGCGCGGGAACTGACGGATCGAATCCGCGAGGAACTGTAGGTTCTTCACGCCGAGGCCTGCAACGCCGACAGCCGACACGCCGCCAGCGGCACCAGCATCTCGGCGGGGTTGAGGCCGCCGTGCATCCCGACTAACTCGAGTTCTTCGGGTTCGTAGTCGCCGCCGTACCAGACGCCCAGCTCGCGGTGGGAAACGACGAGGTCGCCCAGCCGCCGCCCGAACGTCGTCGACGGCTCGCAGTCGCCGAACAGTCTCTTCTCGAGGACGGTCTCGCGGCGGACGACGCGGGCGTCGAGCCGTCCTCGGAGTGCGTCCCGCACGCGCTCGACGGTTCCCTCTCGCAGATGCAGGTGAACGTTGCGCGGACTCCCCGCGTAGCGGATCGGATCGCCGTCCGGGCCGCGCTCGAGGCTCTCCTCGAGGACGTCGAACTCGGTCAGGTCGACGTTCCGGTCGGGATCGGTGTCGACGTGGCCGTGGTCGGCCGTGACGAGCACCAGCGTCTCCTCGGCGGTGTCCCGATCGACGGTCGCGAGCGCATCCTCGAGTTGGGCGCACGCTTGCGCGAGCGCCTCCCGATACTGCTCGGCCGTCGTCCCGTGCTGGTGGGCCGCGACGTCCACGTGCGGGACGTACGCGAAGGTGTACGACGGCGACGCGGGAGCATCGAGCGCACCCTCGAGCGTCGACCCGAGATCCTCGAGGGACTCGTACTCGTGGTTCGTCGCGTACGCCTCGTGTTCCGGGTAGCCCGTGACGTAGTGAACGTCGACGTCGCGCTCGAGGTCCACGACCCACGGCTCGGCGTCGGCGACGTCCCCGGGCTCGAGTCCCGCGGGCGGATTTCCGTCCTTGTCGACGAACGGCAGCGCCAGAAACGAGGTGCCGACGGTCGGCTCGTAGACGTTCCAGCCGATGACCCCGTGCTCGGCGGGGAGGGCGCCGGTGTGGTAGGTCGTCATCGCCGCCGCGGTCTCGGAGGGGTAGACGGACGTCAGCGGCGTGACGGTGCCCCGCTCCGTGAGGCGCTTGAGCAGCGGGACGTCGTCGCGCTCACTTTTCCAGCGGTTCAGCCCGAGGCCGTCGATCAGGACGACCAGCACGTTTTCGACGTCCGTCTCGACGCCCGCCAGCGCCTCGTCGGGGAGCGTCCGTCCCGTCTCCGCCCCCAAGATCGATGCGACCGTGTGCGGCACGTTCGCGAAGCAAAACGAGTCGTACGCCGGAAAGAGGTACCCGTCGTCCTCGGACCGGTCGCGGAGCTGGTCCTCGAGGTCGCTCCGGAGCATGGGCGTCGTTTGCACGGTGTCGTTCCTAAATGGTCGGCTGTATTGCTATCATACCACTCGAGCAGACAATCTTCCCACGGTCAAGTGCGAGTCTCATTGCTCTGGTATGTTGTATATAAGAAATTCTGCAGAACATTCATATTTGAGAATGTAAAATGGTATAATGTAAATGTCTGGACCATGGAAACCCATAGCTGCATTGGGAGATATTCTAACGATATTAGCAGTTGCACCCTTTATTCTGGGAATGGGCTGGCTCTTGATAACTACAGATGTTGGAACAGCAAGTCCTGAAATGGTTGAGCAAGCTGTGCGCTTGGGAGTTGGTGCTATGATGGCACTAGTTCCACTCTCGGCTGGCGGAGTTTTCTTATTCGCCTTCTTCGAATTTGCAGAAGCTCAAGCATAGTCCTATTTTGAGAGAGCGTCCTTGCTACTCATTCTTCTCGAGGTCCGCACCCAGTCCGGCGAGCACGTCGAAGAAGCCGGGGAAGGAGACGTCGACGTGGTCGGCGCCTCGCACCGTCGTCTCGCCGTCGGCGACGAGGCCGGCGAGCGCGAGCGCCATGATGATCCGGTGGTCGCCCCGCCCCTCGACGGTCGCGCCCTCGAGGGTCGATTCGCCGCCGTGGACGGTCAGCGAATCCTGCTCCTCGGTCGTTTCGACGCCCAGCTTGCCGAGTTCCTCGGCCATCGCGCTCACGCGGTCGGTCTCCTTGTAGCGGACGTGTTCGGCGTTCGTGATCCGGGTGTCGCCCTCGGCGACCGCGCCCAGCGTCGCGATGGTCGGCAGCAGGTCCGGCGTGTCCTCGACGGAGACCTCGATCCCCTCGAGCGAGCCCGTTTCGACGTCGATCGTCCCCGCATCTTGATCCCACTCGACGTCGGCGCCCATCCGGTCGACGATGTCGACGATGGCCGTGTCGCCCTGCGCGCTCGGGTTGGCGCCCTCGATGCGGACGCCGTCCTCGCTCGCGATGGCGCCCGCGGCCAGCGGGTAGGAGATCGACGAAAAGTCGCCGGGAACGGCGTACTCGCCGTCCGTGGGACGGTAGGACTGGCCGCCCTCGACGGCGAATCCTCGGTCGGTCTTCTCGGCGTCGACCCCGTAGGCCTCGAGCAACTCGAGGGTGATGTCGACGTACGGCGCGGACTTGAGTTCCGTCTCGAGATCGATTTCGATGCCTTCCTCCGTTACCGCGCCGGCCATCAGCAGCGCCGTGATGTACTGCGAGGAGACGTCGCCCGGAATGGAGACCTCGCCGCCCGAAATCGGGCCGGTGACGACCAGCGGCGCCTGCCCGTTGCCGCGGGTGCTCTCGGCCTCGCCGCCGAGGTCCGCGATGGCCTCGAGCAGCGGCCCCTGGGGCCGCGAGCGCAGCGACTCGTCGCCGGTCAGCACCGTCGTGCCGTCGGCGAGCGCGGCCGCGGCGGTCACGAGCCGCATCGTCGTCCCGCTGTTGTCGCAGTCGATGACGTCCGCCGGCACCTCAGGGCGACCGTCGAAGCCCTCGATTGCGAGGGTTCCGTCGTCCCGCCGATCGACGTCGCCCCCGAATAGTTCCACCGCGCGTGCCGTCGCCCGCGTGTCGGCGCTCCAGAGGGCGTCCCGGACGGTCGCGCCGTCGGCGTAGCCCGCGGCCAGAATCGCCCGGTGCGTGTAGCTTTTCGAGGGCGGTGCCCGCGCGGTCCCCCGGAGGCTCGAGGGGGAAATAGTGACGTTCATGATGGGGGTGTCGACCGGCCACCCTATACCGATACCGATCCGAGCGAGCCGAACGAGGAGCGATCCGACGGGCGTCCCTGTCGTCTCCGGACCCAGCTTTATCCGCGACATCGTGGTCGTGCGCCCATGCGGCTCGTGGAAATCCTCGTCCCCGAAGAAAAGCGGGACGTCGTCGAGGAGACGCTCGAGGACGAGGGCCTCGACTTCACCCTCATTCAGGAGGAAAGTCGCGAGGAGCCCTCGGTCGTCATCACGTTTCCGTTGCCGGCTCCCGCGGTCGAATCCGTCCTCGATAAGCTTCGGGAGACGGGGATCGGAGAGGACTCCTACACCGTGGTCGTCGAGGCGGAAACCGTCGTCTCCGAGGGGTACGACGAACTCGAGAAGCGCTACGCCCAGACCACCGCGCGGATCTCCCGCGAGGAGATGCAGTCGCGAGCGAAGGATCTCACCCCGGAGCTGAGCACGTACGTCGTCATGATGGTGTTGAGCATGTTCGTCGCGACGGCCGGCCTGCTGCTCGATTCGCCGGCGGTCGTCGTCGGGTCGATGGTCATCGCGCCGCTGATCGGGCCCGCACTTGGGGCGAGCGTCGGGACGGTCATCAACGACCGGGCGCTGTTTCGGCGCGCGCTCAAACAGCAGGCGATCGGGCTCGGCGTCGGTGTCGTCACCGCCACGGCCTTCGCGTTCGTGATACGGACGGCCGGGCTCGTCTCGCCGATGATCGATATCTTCGCGGTCTCGCAGATCGAGAGCCGATTGACCCCCGATCTGCTCTCGCTCGTCATCGCGGTCGGCGCCGGCGTGGCGGGCGCGTGGACGCTCACCGCGGGGACTTCGGTCGCCCTCGTCGGCGTCATGATGGCCGTCGCGGTCGTGCCGCCGCTGGGGGTCGTCGGCATCGGTATCGCGTGGGGGCTCCCGGCGGTCGCCGTCGCCGCCGGCGTGCTCGTCCTCGTGAACATGCTCACGATCAACATCACCAGCCTCGCCGTCCTCTGGTACAAGGGCTACCGACCGGACACCTGGTTCCAGCAGGACGAAGCCCGCGTCACCACGCAAAAGCGCGCCGTCGTCTTCGCTGCTACGATCCTCGTCCTCTCGGCGTTTCTCGGCGTCGTCACGTACGACACCTACCGAACCGGCACGTACGAGGAGGAGATCAACGAGGACGTGGTCGACGTCCTCGAGTCGCCCGAGTACGACGACCTAGCGCTCATCGACGTCACGGTCGAGTACGACGACCCGGTGCCGATCCGCCAACCGGAGCGGATCGTCGTTCGGGTCTCGCATCCGGTCGGTACCGATCCGCCGCGGATCAGCGACGACATTCGATCCCGGGAGAGCGTCGTCGCCGAGTCGGCGATCCGGTTGCCGACGGGGCCGCTCATCGACGCCCACCGCGCCGAGGTGGTCGTCTACTACGTCGGGCGAGGCTAGCCGTGCCGGAGCCGCTGTCGAGGGATTCGGCTCCGCTTCGAGTCACCGAACGCCGCTCACGAACAGCCGATCGAGGACGCGATCTCGCGCAGCGGCTCCGGTTCGTCGATCGCGGGACTCGCGACCCGGTAGCTCAGTCCCGTTCCGTCCTCGCACGTCCAGAAGATCGTTTCGAGCCGGCCGTCCTGGTAGTAGGCCGTCGTCGGAACCCCGTCGACCTCGATCTCCTCGAGGGCGCTCGAGTCGGGATCGAACCGCTGGACGTCCTGGACGGCGACGAACAGTTCGCGGCCGTTCACGCCGGGGTCGGTGTACCACAGCGTCGCGGTCGTGCCGAACTTCGCGGACCGCTCGACGACGGTGATCCGGTCGAGGACGAAGGGCTCGGGAACCTCGGGGTCGGGCAGGTCGTAGGGGACGGCGTCCGCGGCCGCCTCGAGCGAGTCGAAGACGCCCTCCGGTTCGGTCCCCTCCCGCACGACCTCGGCGTCGGCCGGCGGCTCGTACGTGAAGGTTCCCGCGGACAGCCCCTCGTCGATCGACAGGTCCGCGTAGGTGACGGCCGTCCGGTGGAGGAGTTCGTCGTCGCCGTCCCGAACCACGTTTCGCTCGCCGACCGGGTAGCGGTACTCGTCGTCGATCAGGACGGTCCGAGTGATCGTCAACTCCTCGAGGTCGGTCGAGGGACCGAGCGGGATCGCGTACACCGAGTCGCCGACGACGAGTTCGATCGCCGGCCCCGTCTCCTCCGGCGGCGGGCGCGCCTCGACGGCGTGGGCTTCGCGGCCCTCGACGGTCTCGGTGCCGGCGTACTCGAGGCGGTACGAGTCGCGGAGGTTCTCGAGGACGAGCCGGGTCCGGTCGGCGTCGGTCTTGTTGGGGTGGAACTGCTTTTCGACGACGTTCCGCTCGGGGTCGTACTCCCAGGTGACCGTCCGGTTCGTGACCGCGACCGCGCCCGCCGGCTCCTGCGGATCGGTCGAGTCGACGACCTCGATGCGCTTCGCGGCCGGCGGGCGCGAGAAGACGCGCTCGGTCCGTTCGGCGGAGCGCGCCGCCGTCTCGAATCGCACCCGGCGGGTCGCCGCGAGGTCGGTCAGCCCGGCGCGGGTTTCGATGGCCGCCTGCAGGAGCGCGTCGCTCGAGGGGTCGTCAGCGTCAGCGTCTTCATCGGCGTCGCTACTGGGAACGCTGACGCACCCCGCAAGCGCGGCCACGCCCGCCGTCAGGAGCCGTCGACGTCGCATACACGATCGATTGAATCGTAAATTGATAAGTCTGTATGTCCGTTTAGTAGCGTGTAACAGCCCGGACATCTTAGGTCGGGTCCGGCTTCCGCGATCCGCGACATTATGTGCCCGCCGGCCGCACGGACGCGTATGAACGTCGATCCCGATCTGTCCCCGCTCCGCGAGGCCGTCGCGTCGGCCGGCGCGGACGGCTACCTCATCGACGACGATGCAACGGACTCCGATCAGCGGTACGTCTCCGGCTTCACGGCGCCGGACCCCTACCAGACGCTCGTCACCGACGACGGCGTCCACCTGCTCGTCTCCGGCCTCGAGTACGGCCGCGCGACCGCCGAAAGCGGCGCCGATACCGTCACGCGTCGCTCAGCCTACGACTACCGCGAGCTCGTCGCGGAACACGGCCCGCACGGCGCGAAGATCCGCATGCTCGAGGCGTTCCTCGCGGACCGCGGCGTCGAGACGGTCGCCGTCCCCCGGAACTTCCCGACTGGAACCGCGGACGGACTGCGCGACCGCGGCGTCGCGGTGACGGTCGAATCCGAGGGCGTCGTCGAGGAGATCCGCGCGACCAAGACCGACTGGGAGATCGACCAGATCCGGCGAACCCAGCGGGCCAACGAGGCCGCGATGGCCCGCGCCGAGGAGCTGATCGCGACCGCCGACATCGAGGACGGCACGCTCGTCCGCGACGGCGAACCGCTCACCAGCGAGTTCGTCGCGGAGGAGATCGAAGTCACGCTCCTGCGCCACGGCTGCAGCCTCGACGAGACGATCGTCGCCTGCGGCGCCGACGCCGCGGACCCCCACGACCGCGGGAGCGGGCCGCTCGAGGCGGACGAACTCATCGTGATTGACATCTTCCCCAAGGACAAGGAGACGGGCTACTTCGGCGACATGACCCGCACGTTCGCCCGCGGCGAGCCCGGCGAGGAGGCCCGCCGGCGATACGACGTGACGAAGGAAGCGTTCGAGGCCGCCCTCGAGGCGATCGAACCCGGCGCGACGGGCGCGGACGTCCACGACGCGGCCTGCGACGTGATCGAGGCGGCCGGCTACGAGACGCTTCGCAGCGACCCGAGCACCGAGACGGGCTTCATCCACAGCACCGGGCACGGCGTCGGCCTGGATATCCACGAACAGCCGAGCGTCTCGCCTTCGGGTGGGAAACTCGAGCCGGGCCACATCATCACGATCGAGCCGGGAATCTACGATCCCGACGTCGGCGGCGTCCGCATCGAGGATCTAGTCGTCGTCACCGAGGACGGCTACGAGAACCTGACCGACTACCGCGTGGGCCTCGAGCCGGTCGTCGAGTAACGGAACGTCGCCCTCCTCAGACCTGTGGCCGCGGCCGCGCGCCCAGCGTCAGGTCGACCGACTGCTCCTGCCCGTCGCGGACGACCGTCACCGAAATCGTCTCGTCCGGACTCGTCTCGAGCGCCAGGTAACTCGAGAGATCCTCGAGCGACGCGATTTCGGCGTCGTTCAGCGCGACGATGACGTCCCCGCCGGTCGGCACCCGCGTGCCGTCGATGATCGCGGTGCCGGTGCTCGGCTGGAGGACGCCGTCGGACGGGCCGCCGGAGCGGACGCCTTCGACGATCACGCCGCGGGGGTTCTCGAGTCCGTTGGCCTCGGCGATGGCCGGCGTCACGGTCGCGAGCGAGACGCCCATGTACGCGTGGTCGTACTCGCCGGTCTCGACGAGCGAGGGGACGACCCGCTGTGCGAGCGCCGCCGAGATGCCGAAGGCGATGTTGTCGCCGCCGCCGGAGTTGATGACGGCGATCACCTCGCCGTCAAGCGAGACGATCGGGCCGCCGCTGTTGCCGGGGTTCGCCGCGGCGTCGGTCTGGACCGCGTCGGGAATGTCGTACCCTAGCGAACTCGGCAGCGACCGGTTGACGCCGCTGACGACGCCGGTCGTGAGCGTGCCGTCGAGCCCGTAGGGGTTGCCGATGACCAACACCTCATCGCCGACGACCGGGTCGCCGTCGATAAAGGGCAGCGGGGTCGCGTACTCCGGCCTGTCGTCGACCCGGACCGCCGCGAGGTCGCTGTAGACGTCCGTGCCGACGACGGT
The DNA window shown above is from Halopiger xanaduensis SH-6 and carries:
- a CDS encoding TIGR00341 family protein; translation: MRLVEILVPEEKRDVVEETLEDEGLDFTLIQEESREEPSVVITFPLPAPAVESVLDKLRETGIGEDSYTVVVEAETVVSEGYDELEKRYAQTTARISREEMQSRAKDLTPELSTYVVMMVLSMFVATAGLLLDSPAVVVGSMVIAPLIGPALGASVGTVINDRALFRRALKQQAIGLGVGVVTATAFAFVIRTAGLVSPMIDIFAVSQIESRLTPDLLSLVIAVGAGVAGAWTLTAGTSVALVGVMMAVAVVPPLGVVGIGIAWGLPAVAVAAGVLVLVNMLTINITSLAVLWYKGYRPDTWFQQDEARVTTQKRAVVFAATILVLSAFLGVVTYDTYRTGTYEEEINEDVVDVLESPEYDDLALIDVTVEYDDPVPIRQPERIVVRVSHPVGTDPPRISDDIRSRESVVAESAIRLPTGPLIDAHRAEVVVYYVGRG
- a CDS encoding S1C family serine protease, which produces MPRNRLSRRRVLQTLGVAATGAIAGCTTPGADDGATDETSQSTTGQSDDAEQRDPPANGDYAAVYEETVDSVAQMETTAGQGTGFVYDESHLVTNAHVVGNATELDVRFRQGEWRTGTVVGTDVYSDLAAVRVDDRPEYATPLPFIDGDPVVGDEVLVIGNPYGLDGTLTTGVVSGVNRSLPSSLGYDIPDAVQTDAAANPGNSGGPIVSLDGEVIAVINSGGGDNIAFGISAALAQRVVPSLVETGEYDHAYMGVSLATVTPAIAEANGLENPRGVIVEGVRSGGPSDGVLQPSTGTAIIDGTRVPTGGDVIVALNDAEIASLEDLSSYLALETSPDETISVTVVRDGQEQSVDLTLGARPRPQV
- a CDS encoding alkaline phosphatase family protein — translated: MLRSDLEDQLRDRSEDDGYLFPAYDSFCFANVPHTVASILGAETGRTLPDEALAGVETDVENVLVVLIDGLGLNRWKSERDDVPLLKRLTERGTVTPLTSVYPSETAAAMTTYHTGALPAEHGVIGWNVYEPTVGTSFLALPFVDKDGNPPAGLEPGDVADAEPWVVDLERDVDVHYVTGYPEHEAYATNHEYESLEDLGSTLEGALDAPASPSYTFAYVPHVDVAAHQHGTTAEQYREALAQACAQLEDALATVDRDTAEETLVLVTADHGHVDTDPDRNVDLTEFDVLEESLERGPDGDPIRYAGSPRNVHLHLREGTVERVRDALRGRLDARVVRRETVLEKRLFGDCEPSTTFGRRLGDLVVSHRELGVWYGGDYEPEELELVGMHGGLNPAEMLVPLAACRLSALQASA
- a CDS encoding HIT family protein, encoding MDEECPFCRLIEGEKDAHVVYEDARTIAFLDENPACVGHTLVVPTAHRPDLLVADAETNAAVFETVRTVSTAMEATLEPDGFSVFYSTGPIVGQVEHAHVHLLPRYEDDDISLSLRRTALEDETARELTDRIREEL
- a CDS encoding M24 family metallopeptidase; translation: MNVDPDLSPLREAVASAGADGYLIDDDATDSDQRYVSGFTAPDPYQTLVTDDGVHLLVSGLEYGRATAESGADTVTRRSAYDYRELVAEHGPHGAKIRMLEAFLADRGVETVAVPRNFPTGTADGLRDRGVAVTVESEGVVEEIRATKTDWEIDQIRRTQRANEAAMARAEELIATADIEDGTLVRDGEPLTSEFVAEEIEVTLLRHGCSLDETIVACGADAADPHDRGSGPLEADELIVIDIFPKDKETGYFGDMTRTFARGEPGEEARRRYDVTKEAFEAALEAIEPGATGADVHDAACDVIEAAGYETLRSDPSTETGFIHSTGHGVGLDIHEQPSVSPSGGKLEPGHIITIEPGIYDPDVGGVRIEDLVVVTEDGYENLTDYRVGLEPVVE
- a CDS encoding LolA family protein; translated protein: MRRRRLLTAGVAALAGCVSVPSSDADEDADADDPSSDALLQAAIETRAGLTDLAATRRVRFETAARSAERTERVFSRPPAAKRIEVVDSTDPQEPAGAVAVTNRTVTWEYDPERNVVEKQFHPNKTDADRTRLVLENLRDSYRLEYAGTETVEGREAHAVEARPPPEETGPAIELVVGDSVYAIPLGPSTDLEELTITRTVLIDDEYRYPVGERNVVRDGDDELLHRTAVTYADLSIDEGLSAGTFTYEPPADAEVVREGTEPEGVFDSLEAAADAVPYDLPDPEVPEPFVLDRITVVERSAKFGTTATLWYTDPGVNGRELFVAVQDVQRFDPDSSALEEIEVDGVPTTAYYQDGRLETIFWTCEDGTGLSYRVASPAIDEPEPLREIASSIGCS
- the aroA gene encoding 3-phosphoshikimate 1-carboxyvinyltransferase: MNVTISPSSLRGTARAPPSKSYTHRAILAAGYADGATVRDALWSADTRATARAVELFGGDVDRRDDGTLAIEGFDGRPEVPADVIDCDNSGTTMRLVTAAAALADGTTVLTGDESLRSRPQGPLLEAIADLGGEAESTRGNGQAPLVVTGPISGGEVSIPGDVSSQYITALLMAGAVTEEGIEIDLETELKSAPYVDITLELLEAYGVDAEKTDRGFAVEGGQSYRPTDGEYAVPGDFSSISYPLAAGAIASEDGVRIEGANPSAQGDTAIVDIVDRMGADVEWDQDAGTIDVETGSLEGIEVSVEDTPDLLPTIATLGAVAEGDTRITNAEHVRYKETDRVSAMAEELGKLGVETTEEQDSLTVHGGESTLEGATVEGRGDHRIIMALALAGLVADGETTVRGADHVDVSFPGFFDVLAGLGADLEKNE